A genomic window from Glycine max cultivar Williams 82 chromosome 17, Glycine_max_v4.0, whole genome shotgun sequence includes:
- the LOC102669173 gene encoding F-box/FBD/LRR-repeat protein At3g14710, producing the protein MEGSSGSTANDSSTRKQNLLKRHKINEGEGTLSKLPEPLVSHILSFLPTKDAVRTSVLSKKWQFRWTFITKLDLDDTVFYKRKSGGKMYFVNFVYRALLLTKSSSLESFSLVIANKYDVFLLNTWICNILIRDIKNLCIVTQSEMSFSAHASHSLFNSRLLEELVLKTMHSFAIRVTESVVQFEHLKLLKLSGILFSLDFNSKHLTLSLPVLKVFETLNCTWLNAKRITLKVPLLESVIITQDTKPPSYVKPHCAFEFSASHLKEFSYCGCGYISHYFKLLDTSSAHNASLNITVNQCPINRDPETEVRAFLLLKQFSQVKYLKFEGCQVSILP; encoded by the coding sequence ATGGAGGGGTCGTCTGGATCAACTGCTAATGACTCTAGCACACGCAAGCAAAATCTTCTGAAGAGACACAAGATAAATGAAGGTGAAGGCACACTGAGCAAGCTACCTGAACCACTCGTTAGTCACATACTCTCTTTTCTTCCAACCAAAGACGCAGTTCGCACCAGTGTTTTATCCAAGAAATGGCAATTCCGCTGGACATTCATCACAAAGTTGGACTTAGACGACACTGTGTTCTATAAGAGGAAGAGTGGTGGAAAAATGTACTTTGTAAACTTCGTGTACAGGGCACTTCTTCTGACCAAAAGTTCAAGTTTGGAAAGTTTCTCACTTGTTATTGCTAACAAGTATGATGTGTTCCTTCTCAATACTTGGATATGCAACATCTTGATCCGGGACATAAAAAATCTTTGTATTGTCACACAATCTGAGATGTCTTTCTCTGCTCATGCATCTCATTCTCTTTTCAACTCCAGGTTATTGGAAGAATTGGTGCTCAAGACGATGCATTCTTTTGCGATTAGGGTTACCGAAAGCGTTGTTCAGTTTGAACACCTAAAACTCCTCAAGTTATctggaattttattttctctggACTTCAACTCAAAACATCTAACTCTTAGTTTACCAGTCCTCAAAGTGTTTGAAACACTAAATTGCACTTGGTTAAATGCAAAACGTATCACTCTGAAAGTGCCTCTACTTGAGAGTGTTATCATAACGCAAGACACCAAGCCCCCGTCCTATGTGAAGCCTCACTGTGCATTCGAGTTTTCTGCTTCGCATCTGAAAGAATTCAGTTATTGCGGTTGTGGTTATATATCACATTATTTTAAGCTGTTAGATACGTCATCTGCTCATAATGCTTCTCTTAATATAACTGTGAACCAATGTCCGATAAACAGAGATCCAGAAACAGAGGTTCGTGCTTTTTTGCTTCTCAAACAATTCAGCCAAGTGAAATATCTCAAATTCGAGGGTTGTCAGGTAAGTATCCTTCCATAA